The Plasmodium chabaudi chabaudi strain AS genome assembly, chromosome: 4 nucleotide sequence tggGTAAAATTGCTAATGATTTAAAaggaaaaggaaataatgATAACCGACATATTGagatttttataatgtgGCTAAGCGATAAATTATACAAGTTAGAAGAAAACAAGATTAGGACATTGGAccaattttatgaaaagcATTTGAAGGATTATACAGggaattttaaatattggAACGTTATAGATAGTAGAAAGGTTTATAAGGGAGCTAATACTTGGTATCTGAGTGAATTATATAGCTTACTTAATGATATATGCAGTATAGTTATtgaatataacaaaaacaaaaacaagaacaaaaataaaatcgaaAAAGCGTCCTCCCAATGCCACaagaaatttaaaaatatttataataatgttaaAGATTGCTATTCATAtgttcatttattaaaatacttaaaaaatatatatgatgttATTAGAAATGATGCTATTAAGGAAATCGCTGCTAAAAAAGacgatattaaaaaaaaaattcatacaaataatgatattaaaagaGCTCTTTCCCTCCATAAAAATGATTCAAGGCAAGTATTAGAATATGTATTGGATGCTTCAACTATTTCTCTTATGGATCTAACTACATCAGATTGGAAccaaatatttttggaTGAGTCTGATCAAATAATTGATTTCCATACTCAAAAATGTGTTGAATTATACTCCAAAACTGTGAAAAAACAAGAAGAACATGAATCAAAAATTCCACCGAAGGCAGAACCCCAAGCAGGAAGTGATCAATCAGGAAAAGAAGGAAATAAAGAACCATCAGATCCTTCAAAAGGTGCACAAAACAAAGATGGTGATAATTCTCACACACAAAAACAACAACAAGCATCAACATCACTACCAGCAGATCAACAATCAGTGTCAGAACCACTTCCATCAGCACCAGCGTTAGGAAATGGGCAAGAAGGTTCAGATAAATCACCAAAAGCTTCATCGAATGGACAAGCAGACTCAGGAAATATCAAGTTAcagaatattttaaataacgCTAAAAACACATTTGAATTGTATAGTTCCACTTTTTATGGAACGTATACAGATATTAGAAAACGATTAAATGAAAGTATGATGTCAGCTTTGGAAAATGCTCATACTAATTCTACATATATTGCTAATAAAGTTAATAGTGCTATTATGCAAGTAAGTGAACAGCTTCAAAAACACTCAACATCTTCAAAAGAACAAAAACCCCAATCAGATCATAAACAATCTGAACCCAAAACACCCTCTTCCTCATCAACATGCCCATCATCAGCAGATCCACCAACACCCAATTCACAACAAACAAACCCACCAATAAATGGCCCATTAAACGATAAAAAGAGCGTATCCACATATTCTAGCAATATAGTGACAAATTCAGTAACtgatacaaaaataaaagaaagtaCACAGAAAGCAATAATTAtaggaaatatatttaaaggaGAGGCATCAACTTACGTTAAAGTTATAGCTATTTTAATACCCATTATTTTAGGAATTATGTATAAGGTAAGTAAAAAGAAAGTAATGaagtataaaatttttaaagtattccatcattataaaatattatatatttttcgtaattttatattagtgTTTATCATCTGGATGGAGAAAGGAATtgaagagaaaaaaaagcatgAAAAAGGTTATAAATTCAATTGgaggaaaaaaaacgacgcaaataattataaattcatctactaaaaaaaaacagagTAAAAAGTTTATAACTTCCGTTTATAGGAAAAATTTtccattattaaatatatacacactTATGGAGGCCGATCCTGTgccatttattaatttattttttttgctaattttttgtgtttataaaagaaaactAAATTATTTCGAATTATAAACTCAATTAACTTATGTTTTAAgtcaattttaaatatgatacATTTAAAGAATACTAAATAGTAAATTTGtctattaatataattaatttttataaatgggAACCATGTTAAGGATcgatttcatattttatagccaaacataaaataattttttttattataacttaattataacatttattatcgttaattattatttataaaaactaaaatattgtattgcttaaataaaaaggcTTGTTAAAATCGgttaaatgaatatgatgaaaataaaagataataGCATTAagtatatttcatttttctattggggataaaaataaatttgtcCTCTTTCAACATATTgggtttatatatattatttttttcgatttaATATTGGAATTTGATTATTTGTTTGGATTGTATCTtacaatattaatatttatactatttaatagaaataatatatttgatgtTGTATATtctgaaatatatttataataaaatgactACATATCAAtctatgaaaaaatatttttacaaaaaagtGGCAAATAAAGCatagaatatattaaatattaattaaaatcgGAGAAGTATAACAAATAAGAATGTATTTAGATGCATGCAATAACTTTTGTTGATTGTTTTTCATAGGATtggatatattaatttacaATATACAGTATCTagtattttattactatatttgatatataataatttgtttgtatactttatttaaatgaatgTTATGcttataattcatataagAAACGTTTTATTGTTTCATTAAgtttgtacatatatatgtacttgttttatatttttctataacccattaattttctttaaaatggagtttttaatttcatcatttaatatttgaCACTCATGAAACTTACATTCAGTTTTTCACagtaacataaatataaacaagcACTACGTGATTaccatttaaaaatatatacttatctTTACAGTATAAACTACGAACGAATTATATGCAAATCAAACactatttaaaaatcaAGTTGATGTTCTGTgacattaattaaaaatgagaTAACCCATGAAAATaagtttattttaatagcataagtatcaaaatttaaaaggTGCCATTTGGGAATATGTTTATtccttttaaaaaatttcctTCAATTTGATAACATTTACCATTTTAGGGATGTTAACAATTTAAGAAGGATCTTGAAGGACAGACAGATATATAAAGGAGCATCATGATCAAcctatgaaaaaaaaataataaatatataaaactctccatttttattgttaatgaataaatattataaatatggacatttatatagaaaatttatatatttgataatgatgaaataaaattatgttactaaaatttttatattgcttACAGATCTGATAT carries:
- a CDS encoding CIR protein, with the protein product MAINACKLLLEVDGYFKNENVDEEKFNKNNSLVYRCPYEDRKLRPCENNYERINALGVYLYEKLGKIANDLKGKGNNDNRHIEIFIMWLSDKLYKLEENKIRTLDQFYEKHLKDYTGNFKYWNVIDSRKVYKGANTWYLSELYSLLNDICSIVIEYNKNKNKNKNKIEKASSQCHKKFKNIYNNVKDCYSYVHLLKYLKNIYDVIRNDAIKEIAAKKDDIKKKIHTNNDIKRALSLHKNDSRQVLEYVLDASTISLMDLTTSDWNQIFLDESDQIIDFHTQKCVELYSKTVKKQEEHESKIPPKAEPQAGSDQSGKEGNKEPSDPSKGAQNKDGDNSHTQKQQQASTSLPADQQSVSEPLPSAPALGNGQEGSDKSPKASSNGQADSGNIKLQNILNNAKNTFELYSSTFYGTYTDIRKRLNESMMSALENAHTNSTYIANKVNSAIMQVSEQLQKHSTSSKEQKPQSDHKQSEPKTPSSSSTCPSSADPPTPNSQQTNPPINGPLNDKKSVSTYSSNIVTNSVTDTKIKESTQKAIIIGNIFKGEASTYVKVIAILIPIILGIMYKCLSSGWRKELKRKKSMKKVINSIGGKKTTQIIINSSTKKKQSKKFITSVYRKNFPLLNIYTLMEADPVPFINLFFLLIFCVYKRKLNYFEL